In Malus sylvestris chromosome 16, drMalSylv7.2, whole genome shotgun sequence, the following are encoded in one genomic region:
- the LOC126607154 gene encoding uncharacterized protein LOC126607154 isoform X2, whose translation MACLRRLLPLCSSINRTSFPSSGSGALQGFRSYGAIASEKTPLKFGDGETRPEADTSVLNDEIAQIRREFDAAKQSFLKIPAALKAMPKMNPKGIYVNKNLRLDNIQVYGFDYDYTLVHYSANLQSLIYDLAKEHMVNEFRYPEVCMAFKYDSTFPIRGLYYDKLKGCLLKLDFFGSIEPDGCYYGRRKLSRKEIEEIYGTRRIGRDQARGLVGLMDFFCFSEACLISDIVQYFVDAKLEFDACYIYQDVNRAIQHVHRSGLVHRGILSDPHRYLVKNGQLLHFLKMLREKGKKLFLLTNSPYYFVDGGMTFMLEDSKEYRDSWRELFDVVIAKANKPDFYTSEHPFRFYDTEKDNLAFKKVDEFLPNKIYYHGCLKSFLHITKWKGPEVMYFGDHLFSDLRGPAKAGWRTAAIIHELEDEILIQNKDTYRLEQAKFHIVQELLGRLHATVAFTQKREAYTSLLEELNEWRQEYADVYTSKPENFLLYPPEAWLHVPFDIKIMPHHVKVPSSLFKNE comes from the exons ATGGCCTGCCTTCGTAGGCTGCTTCCTCTCTGCTCTTCCATcaac AGGACGAGCTTCCCATCTTCTGGTTCTGGAGCTCTGCAAG GTTTTCGAAGCTATGGAGCAATTGCTTCCGAGAAAACTCCGTTGAAATTTGGAGATGGAGAGACTCGACCTGAAGCTGATACTTCAGTTCTTAATGATGAGATAGCACAGATTCGACGTGAATTTGATGCTGCGAAGCAGAGTTTCCTCAAGATTCCAGCCGCACTTAAAGCAATGCCTAAAATGAATCCGAAAG GGATATATGTAAATAAAAACCTGAGATTGGACAATATTCAAGTTTATGGATTTGACTATGATTACACGCTGGTACATTATTCTGCCAATTTACAGAGCTTGATATATGATCTGGCAAAGGAGCATATGGTAAATGAG TTTCGGTACCCTGAGGTTTGCATGGCATTTAAGTATGATTCGACTTTTCCCATTAGAGGATTGTATTATGATAAGCTAAAAGGGTGCCTATTGAAGCTGgatttttttgggtcaattgAGCCAGATGGATGCTACTATGGTCGTCGTAAG CTTAGCAGGAAGGAAATTGAAGAAATATATGGCACACGACGTATTGGTCGTGATCAGGCCCGGGGACTTGTTGGGTTGATGGATTTCTTTTGCTTTAGCGAG GCATGCCTCATTTCAGATATCGTGCAATATTTTGTTGATGCTAAGCTGGAATTTGATGCTTGCTACATCTATCAAGATGTAAATCGTGCAATTCAGCATGTTCATCGCAGTGGCTTGGTTCATAGAGGAATTCTTTCTGACCCCCATAGATATCTAGTAAAAAAT GGACAACTGTTACACTTTCTCAAGATGCTCAGGGAGAAGGGAAAGAAACTATTCTTGCTGACTAACTCTCCATATTACTTTGTGGATGGAGGAATGACCTTTATGTTGGAG GATTCTAAGGAATACAGAGACTCCTGGAGGGAACTTTTTGATGTTGTGATTGCTAAAGCCAATAAGCCAGATTTCTACACATCTGAGCATCCATTCCG TTTCTATGACACGGAGAAGGATAATTTAGCTTTCAAGAAGGTGGATGAATTTCTTCCTAATAAAATATATTACCATGGATGCCTTAAATCCTTCCTTCATATTACCAAGTGGAAGGGACCAGAG GTGATGTACTTTGGAGACCACCTATTTAGCGACCTTAGGGGGCCTGCAAAAGCTGGCTGGCGCACTGCTGCTATAATTCATGAGCTAGAA GATGAAATACTTATTCAAAACAAGGATACTTACCGCTTGGAACAG GCAAAATTTCATATAGTACAAGAATTGCTTGGTAGATTGCACGCTACTGTTGCTTTTACTCAGAAGAGGGAAGCTTACACGTCACTGTTGGAGGAGTTAAATGAATGGAGGCAGGAG TATGCAGATGTCTATACCAGTAAGCCAGAGAATTTTTTGCTCTATCCACCTGAAGCATGGCTCCATGTGCCCTTCGATATTAAGATTATGCCACATCATGTGAAG GTTCCATCAAGCTTGTTCAAAAATGAATGA
- the LOC126607154 gene encoding uncharacterized protein LOC126607154 isoform X3: protein MPKMNPKGIYVNKNLRLDNIQVYGFDYDYTLVHYSANLQSLIYDLAKEHMVNEFRYPEVCMAFKYDSTFPIRGLYYDKLKGCLLKLDFFGSIEPDGCYYGRRKLSRKEIEEIYGTRRIGRDQARGLVGLMDFFCFSEACLISDIVQYFVDAKLEFDACYIYQDVNRAIQHVHRSGLVHRGILSDPHRYLVKNGQLLHFLKMLREKGKKLFLLTNSPYYFVDGGMTFMLEDSKEYRDSWRELFDVVIAKANKPDFYTSEHPFRFYDTEKDNLAFKKVDEFLPNKIYYHGCLKSFLHITKWKGPEVMYFGDHLFSDLRGPAKAGWRTAAIIHELEDEILIQNKDTYRLEQAKFHIVQELLGRLHATVAFTQKREAYTSLLEELNEWRQEASHKMKRMFNRSFGATFLTDKGQESAFAYHIHQYADVYTSKPENFLLYPPEAWLHVPFDIKIMPHHVKVPSSLFKNE from the exons ATGCCTAAAATGAATCCGAAAG GGATATATGTAAATAAAAACCTGAGATTGGACAATATTCAAGTTTATGGATTTGACTATGATTACACGCTGGTACATTATTCTGCCAATTTACAGAGCTTGATATATGATCTGGCAAAGGAGCATATGGTAAATGAG TTTCGGTACCCTGAGGTTTGCATGGCATTTAAGTATGATTCGACTTTTCCCATTAGAGGATTGTATTATGATAAGCTAAAAGGGTGCCTATTGAAGCTGgatttttttgggtcaattgAGCCAGATGGATGCTACTATGGTCGTCGTAAG CTTAGCAGGAAGGAAATTGAAGAAATATATGGCACACGACGTATTGGTCGTGATCAGGCCCGGGGACTTGTTGGGTTGATGGATTTCTTTTGCTTTAGCGAG GCATGCCTCATTTCAGATATCGTGCAATATTTTGTTGATGCTAAGCTGGAATTTGATGCTTGCTACATCTATCAAGATGTAAATCGTGCAATTCAGCATGTTCATCGCAGTGGCTTGGTTCATAGAGGAATTCTTTCTGACCCCCATAGATATCTAGTAAAAAAT GGACAACTGTTACACTTTCTCAAGATGCTCAGGGAGAAGGGAAAGAAACTATTCTTGCTGACTAACTCTCCATATTACTTTGTGGATGGAGGAATGACCTTTATGTTGGAG GATTCTAAGGAATACAGAGACTCCTGGAGGGAACTTTTTGATGTTGTGATTGCTAAAGCCAATAAGCCAGATTTCTACACATCTGAGCATCCATTCCG TTTCTATGACACGGAGAAGGATAATTTAGCTTTCAAGAAGGTGGATGAATTTCTTCCTAATAAAATATATTACCATGGATGCCTTAAATCCTTCCTTCATATTACCAAGTGGAAGGGACCAGAG GTGATGTACTTTGGAGACCACCTATTTAGCGACCTTAGGGGGCCTGCAAAAGCTGGCTGGCGCACTGCTGCTATAATTCATGAGCTAGAA GATGAAATACTTATTCAAAACAAGGATACTTACCGCTTGGAACAG GCAAAATTTCATATAGTACAAGAATTGCTTGGTAGATTGCACGCTACTGTTGCTTTTACTCAGAAGAGGGAAGCTTACACGTCACTGTTGGAGGAGTTAAATGAATGGAGGCAGGAGGCAAGTCACAAGATGAAAAGAATGTTTAATAGGTCCTTTGGGGCCACATTTCTTACGGATAAAGGTCAGGAATCTGCTTTTGCCTATCACATTCATCAGTATGCAGATGTCTATACCAGTAAGCCAGAGAATTTTTTGCTCTATCCACCTGAAGCATGGCTCCATGTGCCCTTCGATATTAAGATTATGCCACATCATGTGAAG GTTCCATCAAGCTTGTTCAAAAATGAATGA
- the LOC126607154 gene encoding uncharacterized protein LOC126607154 isoform X4: protein MACLRRLLPLCSSINRTSFPSSGSGALQGFRSYGAIASEKTPLKFGDGETRPEADTSVLNDEIAQIRREFDAAKQSFLKIPAALKAMPKMNPKGIYVNKNLRLDNIQVYGFDYDYTLVHYSANLQSLIYDLAKEHMVNEFRYPEVCMAFKYDSTFPIRGLYYDKLKGCLLKLDFFGSIEPDGCYYGRRKLSRKEIEEIYGTRRIGRDQARGLVGLMDFFCFSEACLISDIVQYFVDAKLEFDACYIYQDVNRAIQHVHRSGLVHRGILSDPHRYLVKNGQLLHFLKMLREKGKKLFLLTNSPYYFVDGGMTFMLEDSKEYRDSWRELFDVVIAKANKPDFYTSEHPFRFYDTEKDNLAFKKVDEFLPNKIYYHGCLKSFLHITKWKGPEVMYFGDHLFSDLRGPAKAGWRTAAIIHELEDEILIQNKDTYRLEQCSHIVIKCTLPYPLSS from the exons ATGGCCTGCCTTCGTAGGCTGCTTCCTCTCTGCTCTTCCATcaac AGGACGAGCTTCCCATCTTCTGGTTCTGGAGCTCTGCAAG GTTTTCGAAGCTATGGAGCAATTGCTTCCGAGAAAACTCCGTTGAAATTTGGAGATGGAGAGACTCGACCTGAAGCTGATACTTCAGTTCTTAATGATGAGATAGCACAGATTCGACGTGAATTTGATGCTGCGAAGCAGAGTTTCCTCAAGATTCCAGCCGCACTTAAAGCAATGCCTAAAATGAATCCGAAAG GGATATATGTAAATAAAAACCTGAGATTGGACAATATTCAAGTTTATGGATTTGACTATGATTACACGCTGGTACATTATTCTGCCAATTTACAGAGCTTGATATATGATCTGGCAAAGGAGCATATGGTAAATGAG TTTCGGTACCCTGAGGTTTGCATGGCATTTAAGTATGATTCGACTTTTCCCATTAGAGGATTGTATTATGATAAGCTAAAAGGGTGCCTATTGAAGCTGgatttttttgggtcaattgAGCCAGATGGATGCTACTATGGTCGTCGTAAG CTTAGCAGGAAGGAAATTGAAGAAATATATGGCACACGACGTATTGGTCGTGATCAGGCCCGGGGACTTGTTGGGTTGATGGATTTCTTTTGCTTTAGCGAG GCATGCCTCATTTCAGATATCGTGCAATATTTTGTTGATGCTAAGCTGGAATTTGATGCTTGCTACATCTATCAAGATGTAAATCGTGCAATTCAGCATGTTCATCGCAGTGGCTTGGTTCATAGAGGAATTCTTTCTGACCCCCATAGATATCTAGTAAAAAAT GGACAACTGTTACACTTTCTCAAGATGCTCAGGGAGAAGGGAAAGAAACTATTCTTGCTGACTAACTCTCCATATTACTTTGTGGATGGAGGAATGACCTTTATGTTGGAG GATTCTAAGGAATACAGAGACTCCTGGAGGGAACTTTTTGATGTTGTGATTGCTAAAGCCAATAAGCCAGATTTCTACACATCTGAGCATCCATTCCG TTTCTATGACACGGAGAAGGATAATTTAGCTTTCAAGAAGGTGGATGAATTTCTTCCTAATAAAATATATTACCATGGATGCCTTAAATCCTTCCTTCATATTACCAAGTGGAAGGGACCAGAG GTGATGTACTTTGGAGACCACCTATTTAGCGACCTTAGGGGGCCTGCAAAAGCTGGCTGGCGCACTGCTGCTATAATTCATGAGCTAGAA GATGAAATACTTATTCAAAACAAGGATACTTACCGCTTGGAACAG TGCTCACATATAGTGATCAAATGTACATTACCTTATCCTCTAAGCTCATAA
- the LOC126607154 gene encoding uncharacterized protein LOC126607154 isoform X1: protein MACLRRLLPLCSSINRTSFPSSGSGALQGFRSYGAIASEKTPLKFGDGETRPEADTSVLNDEIAQIRREFDAAKQSFLKIPAALKAMPKMNPKGIYVNKNLRLDNIQVYGFDYDYTLVHYSANLQSLIYDLAKEHMVNEFRYPEVCMAFKYDSTFPIRGLYYDKLKGCLLKLDFFGSIEPDGCYYGRRKLSRKEIEEIYGTRRIGRDQARGLVGLMDFFCFSEACLISDIVQYFVDAKLEFDACYIYQDVNRAIQHVHRSGLVHRGILSDPHRYLVKNGQLLHFLKMLREKGKKLFLLTNSPYYFVDGGMTFMLEDSKEYRDSWRELFDVVIAKANKPDFYTSEHPFRFYDTEKDNLAFKKVDEFLPNKIYYHGCLKSFLHITKWKGPEVMYFGDHLFSDLRGPAKAGWRTAAIIHELEDEILIQNKDTYRLEQAKFHIVQELLGRLHATVAFTQKREAYTSLLEELNEWRQEASHKMKRMFNRSFGATFLTDKGQESAFAYHIHQYADVYTSKPENFLLYPPEAWLHVPFDIKIMPHHVKVPSSLFKNE from the exons ATGGCCTGCCTTCGTAGGCTGCTTCCTCTCTGCTCTTCCATcaac AGGACGAGCTTCCCATCTTCTGGTTCTGGAGCTCTGCAAG GTTTTCGAAGCTATGGAGCAATTGCTTCCGAGAAAACTCCGTTGAAATTTGGAGATGGAGAGACTCGACCTGAAGCTGATACTTCAGTTCTTAATGATGAGATAGCACAGATTCGACGTGAATTTGATGCTGCGAAGCAGAGTTTCCTCAAGATTCCAGCCGCACTTAAAGCAATGCCTAAAATGAATCCGAAAG GGATATATGTAAATAAAAACCTGAGATTGGACAATATTCAAGTTTATGGATTTGACTATGATTACACGCTGGTACATTATTCTGCCAATTTACAGAGCTTGATATATGATCTGGCAAAGGAGCATATGGTAAATGAG TTTCGGTACCCTGAGGTTTGCATGGCATTTAAGTATGATTCGACTTTTCCCATTAGAGGATTGTATTATGATAAGCTAAAAGGGTGCCTATTGAAGCTGgatttttttgggtcaattgAGCCAGATGGATGCTACTATGGTCGTCGTAAG CTTAGCAGGAAGGAAATTGAAGAAATATATGGCACACGACGTATTGGTCGTGATCAGGCCCGGGGACTTGTTGGGTTGATGGATTTCTTTTGCTTTAGCGAG GCATGCCTCATTTCAGATATCGTGCAATATTTTGTTGATGCTAAGCTGGAATTTGATGCTTGCTACATCTATCAAGATGTAAATCGTGCAATTCAGCATGTTCATCGCAGTGGCTTGGTTCATAGAGGAATTCTTTCTGACCCCCATAGATATCTAGTAAAAAAT GGACAACTGTTACACTTTCTCAAGATGCTCAGGGAGAAGGGAAAGAAACTATTCTTGCTGACTAACTCTCCATATTACTTTGTGGATGGAGGAATGACCTTTATGTTGGAG GATTCTAAGGAATACAGAGACTCCTGGAGGGAACTTTTTGATGTTGTGATTGCTAAAGCCAATAAGCCAGATTTCTACACATCTGAGCATCCATTCCG TTTCTATGACACGGAGAAGGATAATTTAGCTTTCAAGAAGGTGGATGAATTTCTTCCTAATAAAATATATTACCATGGATGCCTTAAATCCTTCCTTCATATTACCAAGTGGAAGGGACCAGAG GTGATGTACTTTGGAGACCACCTATTTAGCGACCTTAGGGGGCCTGCAAAAGCTGGCTGGCGCACTGCTGCTATAATTCATGAGCTAGAA GATGAAATACTTATTCAAAACAAGGATACTTACCGCTTGGAACAG GCAAAATTTCATATAGTACAAGAATTGCTTGGTAGATTGCACGCTACTGTTGCTTTTACTCAGAAGAGGGAAGCTTACACGTCACTGTTGGAGGAGTTAAATGAATGGAGGCAGGAGGCAAGTCACAAGATGAAAAGAATGTTTAATAGGTCCTTTGGGGCCACATTTCTTACGGATAAAGGTCAGGAATCTGCTTTTGCCTATCACATTCATCAGTATGCAGATGTCTATACCAGTAAGCCAGAGAATTTTTTGCTCTATCCACCTGAAGCATGGCTCCATGTGCCCTTCGATATTAAGATTATGCCACATCATGTGAAG GTTCCATCAAGCTTGTTCAAAAATGAATGA